The DNA segment TGATGGTTGGAACTCAGATTTTCCAAACAAGAATGACTTCCGTATCTATGGATCCGAATCAGAAAGTTCTTCTGTATGTAATGCCGGTCATGATGCTTTACATTTTTTGGAACATGCCTTCCGGTGTGACCCTCTACTGGACGTTTCAAAACGTACTGTCTATCGGTCAACAGTGGATTACAAATCACCTGAAAAAGACCGAAGAAAAAAAGAAGGCGAAAGCCTAATTTATCGAACTCATTATCGAGGATAAACACATGGAAAATTACATCTTTGAAGCAGAGGCGAAGTCGAAGTCCGAAGCTGAAGAGTACACTTTAAAAACTCTCCGATTGAATTCGGATGAGGTTCGTTTTGAAACAGTCGATTCCGGAAAAGGCGGCTTTTTTGGAATTTCTCAAAAAAAGCCGGCAGTAGTCCGGACTTACGTGACTTCTCGGGATCTTCCTGCGGAAAAAATCATTCACGGAGTCGTTCTCACCGTTCTTAAAAAAATGGGGATTGAGGCGGAAGTAGTCGGGATGGGCGACGTGGACGGAAAAATTTATGTCGAAATCGCGAGTAAAGAATCCGGATTGGTAATCGGAAAACGTGGAGCAACGTTAGACGCTCTTCAGTTTGTTTTCAATTTGATGGTGGATTCTAAGATCAGACACGGAAGAAAAATCGTTCTGGATATCGAATCCTACAGAGACAAAAGAGAATTATCCCTGGTTCGTCTTGGAAAATCGGTCGCTGCAACCGTAGCCAAAACCGGGAAATCAAAACTTTTGGAACCTATGAATCCGTTTGAAAGAAGAATCATCCATATGGCTCTTCAGGAGAACGAGAAGGTTTTTACAAGATCGGAAGGAAACGGTACTTATAAAAAAGTAAGAATCATTCCTATGAAAGACAAACACAAATACAAAGACGTAGCTGAAAAGGGTCCGAACAACGACCTTCTTGAAGAAGCGAACTTTGAATGATACGATAGCAGCCATATCAACCGCTTCCGGGTCCGGAGCAATCGGAATTATCCGAATGTCCGGGCCGGCGGCCCTTTCGATTTCCTCCTCCTTTCTTTTTTCTAAAAACAAATTTTTAACTCCAACCGAGATCCGGCCTCGAGTCGCGATTCAGTGCGTATTTCAGGTTGGCGCTAGAAAAGTGGATCAAATTTTATTTTTTTATTTTAAAGGTCCGAATTCTTATACGGGTGAGGACCTCTGTGAATTTCATTTTCACGGGAATCCGATTTTGTTAAGAGAAGCGTTAGACGCCATCTTTCGAGCGGGAGCGCGTCCGGCAAAACAGGGAGAATTTTCTCGCAGAGCATTCTTAAATGAAAAATTAGATCTTACCGAAGCGGAAGCGATCGGTAGATTGATATCCGCACGTTCCAGATTCGAATTGGAATTGGCTCAGAAGAATGTTTTTGGAGAAGTGTCCCGTTTTATTTCCAATCTGCGAAGCCAGCTCATCTCTTTAAAAGCGGAGTGCGAAGCCGAAATCGATTTTTCCACGGAGGATCTGACTTACGAATCCTTGGAAGAAAGAAAATCTCGGATTGAAACAGTAAAATCACTTTGTCAGAATGTGATTTCCAAATCGGATTCCGCCGAAAAGTTGATTCAACAACTTCGAATTGTTCTCTACGGAGAACCGAACACGGGCAAGTCCAGCTTGATGAACCTTCTTCTTGGAAAAGATCGTTCGATCATTTCCGAAATTCCGGGAACCACTCGGGATTATATCAGTGAGGAAATTTTACTCGAAGGAATCCCGGTCCGCCTCGTTGACACTGCCGGAGTCCGCGAAACGACCGATCAGATCGAAAAGCTGGGAATCGAAAGAAGCGAGAAAGAATTTCAGTCCGCAGACATCAGACTCGTCCTGATCGATACTTCTAAAAAAGAAGAATGGAAAGAATTTATCGATAAAAACCGCGAGCGACTTGAAGGATCCGTTCTTGTAGCAAACAAAATCGATATCCGTGATTCTTCTTGGGATCCGAATCTTTTTGCGGATTTAAAAGAATCCACTGTCTGCGAAATTTCCTGTAAGACTAAGGAGGGAATTTCCATTCTTCTTGGCGCGATCAAAAAGAAGGCCGGAACGATGGGGCAATCCGAAGATTATGTCTTATTGGAAGAAAGACAGAGATATCATTTTGAAACCATAGTTCGCTGTTTAAACAATACGTTACATCTCATCTCCGACGGCGCTCCGGCGGAAATTTATATCAAAGAAATCGACTATGCTTTGTCGGAAATCGGCGAAGTCAACGGTAGAGTCGATACGGAAGAAATTCTCGGAAGAATCTTTAGTAAGTTCTGCGTTGGCAAATGAATTGTTATCGTCTCATGGCCTGAATCCAAAAATATGGGAAATATCGTATGAGGGAAAAAGCATTACAGTATCACTCACTTCATCCTAAGGGAAAAATTGAAGTTGTTCCAACCAAACCGACTCTGGATTCAGATGATCTTTCCCTCGCGTATTCTCCCGGTGTGGCCTATCCGTGTTTGGAAATTAAAGATAACCCCGATCTAGTTTACGAATACACAAACAGGGGAAATCTTGTAGGTATCATCACCAACGGTACTGCAATTCTCGGACTCGGAGATATCGGGGCTCTTGCGGGCAAGCCGGTTATGGAAGGTAAGGCTGTCCTATTTAAAAAATTTGCGGGGATAGACGTGTTTGATATCGAGATCAACACAAAAGATCCGGATGAATTTATCAATGCAGTAAAATTATTAGAGCCCACTTTCGGCGGTATCAATCTTGAAGACATAAAGGCTCCCGAAAGTTTTTACATCGAAGAACAACTCATCGAAAAGATGAATATTCCGGTCTTTCATGACGATCAACACGGAACCGCGATCATTACCGTTGCTGGTTTACTAAACGCTTTCGAGTTGACCGGAAAAAATCCAAACAACGTGAAAGTTGTGATTTGCGGAGCGGGTGCTGCGGGAATTGCGATCGCGGAACTCATTCAAAATATCGGAATCAAAAAAGAACAAATCTTTTTAGTGGATACCAAAGGTGTGATTCATCACAATCGGACGGATCTGAACGAATCTAAAAAAAGATACATTCAAAAAACGGATTCCACGACCCTAAAAGAAGTGATGAAAGGTGCGGACATCTTTGTAGGCGTTTCCGTTCAAGACATGGTGGACGAGGATATGGTTCGTTCCATGGCAAAAGATCCGATTATCTTCGCTCTTGCTAATCCGGATCCGGAAATTCCGTATCAAGTCGCCAAGGCGGTTCGTTCCGATTTGATTATGGGAACCGGTAGAAGCGATAATCCGAATCAAGTGAATAACGTATTAGGATTTCCTTTTATCTTTAGAGGGGCCTTGGATGTAAGAGCTCGCCATATTACTCTCGAAATGAAACTAGCGGCGGCACGTGCGCTTGCGGAATTAGCTCGATTGGAAGTACCCGACATCGTAAGCAAAGCATACGGCGGAGTGAAGTTTCAGTTCGGACCGGAGTATTTAATTCCGAAACCGTTTGATAAACGAGTTTTGTATCACGTTGCACCCGCCGTTGCGGAGGCAGCGGTCACAAGCGGAAGCGCCCGGATTCCTTATCCCGGGCGTGAAAAATATCTAGGATTTCTGGAAGGAATTATTCGCGGCTGATTTTTTTTCCAACCTTCAAAAACCGATATTTATAAAGATAGGAGACTTTTTTAATTTTATAGAGTCTTCTAATTATATGCCCGAAACGGGTATGGTGGATTATGTCCAAATCTGAAAATCAAGTTCCAACCCCGGATACCTTCGTTTTGACAACGGAGGAAGTCCAGGATATGATCGCCGATCAAGAACTCAAGGTTCTGATGCTTCAATTCAATCCTGGAGCGTTTAAGGATATCGATTTGGCGGAAAAGGGGGTAGAGAATTATTTTTTATTCAATCATTCTCCTTTTGCGCTTACAAAAATCGAACAATTTCAGCACCTCAAACTAAACGATCTCAAATTTTTAGAAGAACGAAGAGCGATTCAAAGTTATCAGTATCTTTACTTTCAAAAGGAAATTAGAGAGCTGCAAATATCGAACGTAATCATTCGTCCGGCTTCTCTTAAGGCCGATCAAATCGTAAAAGTAAAACGCGGTTGTTTGCTTCAGAGCGTAGCCGCGATTCTCGAGATGATTCATGCAAGAGATCAATTTATTCTAAATCTCTCCAAAAACAGTGAACTGGAAAATTGGGTTCATCATAATTATATCAATGTGGACGACAAAGGTGCGGTCATCAATCTATCGGATTCCAAATATCTGGAAAGGTCCATGCAAAATTTGGAATCCCTTTCGCTTGAATCTTTATTGAGTAGATTGCAGGTAAGAGGGGACCTCTTCGGTAATATCTTTCAGTTGCTCAATCAAAAGCCCGGAGAAATTCTCAATCAACTATCCGTGATTAAAATCGAAGCCGAGGTTTTACCGGCTCTTGAAAAAAGAGGATCTCGCTCTCCTTTGTTGCAACTCCATTCCGGCTTTCATCTTTTTCAGCCTTCGTTAGACGAGTTGTTGAGTTTTAGAAACGCGACAAATGAAAAATCGGATGAGCCTGCGAGATCCACTGAATTGGAAATCATTTTCGAATTATTTACAGTAATCGCGCGTAAGATTCTTCTTCAAATTCTTCCGGGAGAAAACTCTTCCTGGATCGAACTTATGGGAAACTCTCAAGCGGAACAGTATTTACAGGAACTCAAAAAACATCCTGCGTTTACCTCAGGAAAAAATTGGAACGGGGGCGGGGACTTTATCAAAGCCTATGAAATACTTCTTCAAACCGTTAGGACTCTCGCGAATTTGAAAAAAGAATCTTTGATCAATTTGATCACGGGTGAAAATTTATTTCGTTTTAAAGAATCCAAAGAGCCGGTAAATTTTGATCTTTCCAATTTTGAAGCGGATGACGCGGCGCTCAAAAGTGTGGGTATGAATCGACTTGAATTATTTAAGGAAGTTTTGGATCGGATTAGAGCAAGGGAAGACTTTTTAAAAAAAGAAAGAAAAGGTCACAATGGGGACGTGATCGGACTTTTGATTTTAGCAAAAAGTATGATTTTTCGTTCCTTTACGGAAATTCGCTCTAAAAGAACCTCAATTCACAATCTAGTTCGTCAAAACGGTTTTCCTCGCGGGATTTATGAATTTTTAAGAGAGGTTTCGGACTTAAAGGACGGGCAGGCCGCCGTTGACGAACAGATACGTCTGAGTAAGGCGATTGCAGAATGGGAAGAGGATACGGAAAAGGAAAGACTTCGTGCGGAAAGAGCTGCGAAATCGATTTTGGAAAGAATCATTGAATTTATTTTGAGTTTATTTGGAATCAAAATAGCGCCTAAGGAAAAAGAAGTTTTCAAAGGCGTGTCCGCTCGCCGGGATCCTAAAGCAGCCGATCCGGAAAGTCCGACCCAAGAATCCGTTAAGCAAAAAAAGAAAACTTCTCTTGGTGTGATTGTCGGACCCAAAGAAAAAGAAATGATCATTCCCGCTCGTGTTCAAAAAGGAATCGATTATGTGGATCGGAAGAACAACGGTTTGATCTGGTTGGACGAGGTTGTAGTCGCGGTTGCTTCTCCCGAATTCGGAAAAGACAAAGTGGCCGACCTTATGTACTATGACCAGAAGCGAAGATATCTGGAAATCCGAGCGATGAATCAGGTACGGCATGTTTTTATACGGAGAGAATTGGAATCCGATCCCACTTGGATCCAGTCGACTCTGGATTATCTAGACAATGTTTCCGCAAAAAAACCGGAATTCTCCGCACTCGCGGATACTCTTCGTCGATTCCAAAACGAATAACGATTCTTTTCCAATTCTAAGAGATTAGAATTCCTTTAAGTATCGTATTTTTATCTTGGATAAACTATATTCTAATTAACTTGTAACTTTTCGGAGGATTCATGAAAACCAGAATCGAAACGGATTCAATGGGAGAAATCGCGGTAGACGATTCCAAATACTGGGGCGCACAAACCGAAAGATCTTTGCATCACTTTCATATCGGCAACGATCGATTTCCGAGAGAAATGATTCGTGCTTTGGGGGTTTTAAAAAAATCCGCGGCGATTGTAAATACCGAACTCGGATTGCTCGCAGAAGAGAAAAAAAATCTGATCGTCCAGGCAGCCGACGAAGTTATCTCCGGAAAGTTAGACGATCACTTTCCTCTTTCCGTTTGGCAAACCGGATCCGGCACTCAGACAAATATGAATTCGAATGAAGTGATTTCAAACCGAGCGATTGAAATCGCAGGCGGAATAAAAGGTTCTAAAAAACCGATTCATCCAAACGACGACGTCAATAAGGCACAGTCTTCAAACGATACGTTTCCAACCGCGATGCATATCGCCGCGGCGGAACAACTGAATTTGAAACTGATTCCCGCCTTGACTCAACTCAGAGACACGTTAAAAAAGAAAACGGACGAATTTCAAGATATCATCAAAATCGGAAGAACCCATCTTCAAGACGCGACCCCTTTGACCCTCGGTCAGGAGTTTTCGGGCTATGTACAACAGCTGGATTATAATATCGCGAGAGTAAAAGCGGTCCTTCCTGCGGTGTACAGACTTGCGTTAGGCGGAACTGCTGTGGGAACCGGTCTTAACACTCATCCTCAATTTGCAGTCAAAGCAGCGGCGCAAATTGCAAAGGAAACCGGGCTTCCCTTTGTGAGCGCCGAAAATAAATTCGAAGCGCTCGCCGCTCACGATTCTCTTGTGGAGACGAGCGGGGTTTTGAAAACGATCGCCGCTTCCCTGATGAAAATCGCCAACGATGTTCGCTGGCTTTCTTCCGGTCCTCGTTGTGGAATCGGAGAGATCAGCATTCCCGAAAACGAACCGGGTTCGTCCATCATGCCCGGAAAAGTAAATCCGACGCAGTCCGAACAGATGACCATGGTCTCCGCACAAGTAATCGCCAATGACGTAGCGGTGAATATCGGCGGTGCTTCGGGGAATTTTGAGTTGAACGTATTCAAACCTTTGATCATTCACAACGTTTTGAATTCGATTCGATTGCTTGCAGATTCCTGTGTGTCTTTTGAAGAACACTGTGCAAGAGGAATTGAACCGAATCAAGAAAAGCTCAATGAACATTTGAATAATTCTTTGATGCTCGTTACCGCTCTCAATCCGCATATCGGCTATGATAACGCGGCAAAGATCGCCAAGAACGCGCACAAAAAGGGATCCACTCTCAAAGAATCCGGAATCGAACTCGGATTTTTGACAAGCGAACAATTTGATCAGTGGGTTTTGCCGGAGAAGATGATTTCTCCATCCGTGGATTAGAAATTTTCCGTTCAAAATCGAAGAGATTCTTCGAAAATTTTGATTGAAAAGCCCGTTTGTTGAAACGGGCTTTTTGATTCAGTCTGTTTTTTTAGATACGAAGTTCCCGATGTAAAAATCGGGAACGATTGATTGGAAAGTATTTTTGATTCTCTGTTTTTCCGGATCTAACGACCTGGGAGAATCAAATTAGAATCTGATCTTTGTATGAATCAGATCCCGATGTTTTTGATTCACTCCCCCAACCCAATCCGGGCGTGCAGTTCCTCGTGAACGGTTTGTCCGTCGATCACTCCATCCACAGTTACTTTGCGATCGATTAGAAACGCTAAAAGAGACTTATTCGAAGTATCCGTACTTGTAATGCGAACGTTTTCAAAACGAACCAATCTGGAATCTAACACTTCGTCCATATTTCCCGGAAAATTTCTCCGCTCGATTTGCAATCCATTCGGAGAGTGAATGTCCGTAATGACTTTATAAGTGATAGAACCGTCGTCGTTTCGGAGGTTGACGATCTCCGTTGCGATTTCAGCGGTCCCGGAGCGAATGATGCTATAACGTAAAAGTATTTTACGGCCGCGATCATGAGCCTTTTGTTCTTGTTCGCAAGGGGTTAAGCTCGAATCATTATTACCCATGACTTCAGAATATCCTTCCGGCGTTAAGATACGAACAAAACCTTCGTCGTTCCTTGTCAATTTTCCAAAATTGGTAAATGTGAAGGAGCCGGTAATTTTTTGCGTTCCGTAAAAGATAGATGTTTCTAGCGGCCCAAACGAAGTCAGTGTCTGCTCAGTCTCAGTGACTCCGTTGACAATCACTTGTCCTCCGTTTGCGACACTGGCAATTCCTTGTGGATCGTATTCCTCGTAAATTTGTTGAATGGAGCAAGTTAAAAAAGGATTCATGGTTGCTTGTTGATTCATCGGTAAAAAAGAAATGCGGTATCCTTGGATGTCGCCTTCTAACGTAAACGTACCATTTCCTCCAACGCCTCCGTTTCCACCGATCGTAAAGTGGTTTCTATTTGGCGCTGCTCGTTTTATTTGATTTTTTAAAATGGAACCTATCCTTGGATCCACCACACTCGCCAAAACATCCAGATCGGAAATCGTAGAGAACGAGGTCCCTCCTCCGTTGTTGATATACGGAGTGAATTCGTTCATATAACTCGAACTGGATTGGTTTTTATCCGATGCCACCCTTCCCGTTTCACTCAAGTTACCGGTGATGCTAAATCTCATTCCTAATAATAACAAACCGAACGGATTCTCCATTGGATCAAAGGCATTCGAATCTTTTTTAGCCGGATTGCAATTTACCCATAAAAATATCGCTATCAGAACGATGACCATTCTGGAAATTCTTTGTTTCATAAAATACCGCCTTCACTACTCGTGTCTATCTGTAGTTACGTTGCAGTTTCTTGTCAAGCTCTTGATCCGAGTGAAAAAATTGGACTTGGATTTGATTCTTGATAAATAGTTGTTTGTTCTTTTTTTGAGGCTCTTGTTCTTGCTTGGGAATTTATATCCTAGGATAGAATCATTTTTGTAAGAGATTGCAGGCGCATCGTGATTTTGGGATGGGAAATTTCTTTGAAACAGATTCGATCTAAAATTGAATCTGTTCTTGGAGGGTATTTTCGATTTAACCTTCTTTGGACTCATGGAACGGTGAAATTGAACTGGGATCCGTATCAAACGGACCCCAATGTTTTTCTATTTATTATCTCCCGATTCTTCCATGCAATTCCTCGTGAACGGTTTTTTCGTCGATGGTTCCGTCGACAGTTACCTTACGATCAATCATAAATCCTAAAAACGAATAGTTCGAAGTTTCGGTTTTCATAAAACGAACGTGATCAAAACGAACCAATTTTGTTTCTAACACTTGGTTTATATTGTCCGGATAATTTCTCCTCTCAATTTCCAATCCGTCCGGGGAGTGAATATCCGTAATCGTTGTGTAAGTCTTAGACCCGTCTCCGTTATTAATGCTGGTCATTTCTGTCGTGATGTCCGCTGTTCCAGATCGAATGATGAAGTAACGTGAAAGTATTCTATCACCGTTCCGGAACGATTGCTGTGCTTGTTCGCAAGGGGTCAGGCTGGGATCGTTGTAAGGAGCCATAATCTCGGACACTCCTTCCGGTGTTAAAACTCGAACGAAAGCGGCGTCATCGATTGTCGATTTTCCGTAATCCGCAAACGTGAAATTACCGGAAATCTTCGTTGTTCCGTAAAAGCGAGGTACTTCTCCCGGCCCAATCGGAGCCGGTATCCATTCAGTGACTCCGTTGACAATCACTTGTCCTCCTGCTGCGACAGTGGCAAAACCCTGAGGATTGTACATCGAATCTACGTATGTTTGCTGAATGGGACAGATGAGAGACGACCCGGGAAACAGCCCCACCTCCTGATCCATCATAAAAAAGGAAATAGATTCTCCGTTGATGTCACCTTCTAACGCAAACGTTCCGTTTCCATCGGTTCCTCCGCCGTCGATCGTAAAATAGTTTCTCTTTTGTGCGGATCGTTTGACTCGGTTTTTTAAAATGGGTCCTATTCTTTGGTCCACGATACTTGCCAATACGTTTATATCGGATATGGAAAGGGATCCTGCCCCGATACCCGCGGTTGTCACATCGATATAACCTACGGAAGCCTGACTGTTATCCGAAGTTATTTTTCCCTTTTCGCTCAAACTACCGGAAAGGAAAAATGTTGGTGCGAATAATAAAAAACCCAAAAGGTTTTCTTCCAGAGAAGTTGTTTTCGAGCCTTTTGGATTCGGACTGCAATTGACCGATATGAGGATCGTCATACAAACGATGATTGTTTTTGAGAGCCAGTGTTTCATAAAATTCCTGCCTTTTGTCTGAAGTGCTTACGATTTCTCATCCAATTTTGTGCCTGATTGAAACGCTCTGATTTGTATTTAATTCTTAAAAATGGTTATTTCGTTCCGTATTTTGATAGTTTCGTTATTTTTTGAGAGTGGCGGGAGAGTTTTTATTCTTAGAATGGAACTTATCTTTGTAAGAGATTGCAAGTGCGCGCATTCGGTTTTTGGGATGGAAATTTCTTTGAAAGGGATTTCGAACACGGCCTTACTTACAATCGGTTTGTGAAAGTTTCGATTTTGATAAAGAAAAATAGAAAGGAAGGGATTGTGGAAAGATGATATAAAAAAGGCGATGATTTCTCATCGCCCCTTTTGAATCAGATTACTGATTGTTCTGTTTATTGTTGTGGAGCAGAAGCGGCGAAACGGAAGGTGACTCTTCTGTTTTTCGCGTCTTTAGCATCCAAACCGGAAACAGGCTCGGAAGAACCGGCACCTTTCGTAGCAATACGATTTGCTGGAATTCCTTGTTTGATCAGAGCTTGTTTTACAGCGTTTGCGCGAAGTTCTGAATAAAAGATATTTCCTTTTTTGTCGCCTTCCGCTTGCTCAGGTCCTACCGCATCGGTATGTCCCGTAATTTCAAGAGCATAGTTGTCAGGAAGTTTTCCCAGACCGTCTTTGATCACAGGAGCGTTTACTTTTGACCATTCGCTGAAATCGCCGGCGTTTACATCTGCTTTTTTGTAGCTAAATCCTGGACGAGTGAGTCCATCAGGATATCTGAATTCTTTCAATTTTTCGTTGAGTGAATCTGCAATCGCTTCCGGGGAATTTGCATCTACACTTCTGTTAGCTGCCGAGGCTTGCTCTTGCCCGGAGGACGGCTCGGGAGCAGATTCCTCTTTTTTTTCAGCAGAGGAGCAAAGAGTGAATGAAAATGCAATTGCACCGAGCAGAATCAGATTCAAAATTTTTTTGACCATGTTTCGATCCTTCCTTAGATATAAAGGGTTGGTTTGGGTTTCAATGTGTCATATTAAGCTTAATGAAGGAAAATGGAAACCGTTTTTTTAGAGTGTCAAAAACGGATGAATTGAAAATCTGGAATCCTTCCGCATTTTCAATGAACTTAGAACTAAAAGCAGAGGTCTTAGAAGAATTTTCAGGAAATCGTTTGGATCGATTTCTGAAATTATCGTTAGGGGACGAAGTATCTCGGGCATCCATTCAAAAATGGATCGAATCCGGATATGTTCGAAACCAAGAAGACAAGGTTCAGGACAAAAGTTCGTTGAAAGTAAAAGAAGGGGATCAATATTCGATTTCGGTTCCTCCAAGACCCCCTCTCAATTTGGAACCTGTACAGATGTCTCTGCCAGTGATTTTGGAAAGAGAAAATTATCTAATCATTCATAAGCCGGCGGGAATCGCAAGTCACAGTGGTCCCGGAGATCGTTCTCCTAGTTTGGTAAACGGACTTCTTTATCACTTCAAAGATCTGTCCAAGGCAGGAGGCGAAGCGAGACCGGGCATCGTTCATAGGCTGGACAAGCCGACCGAAGGTTTGATTCTCATCGCAAAAAACGACAAGGCACATGGAAAGTTATCCGAACTTTTTAGAAAAAGGGAAATCGAAAAAAAATACTACGCCTGGGTTCAAGGACATCCGCCTGAAGAATCCGGAACGATCGACCTCCCCATTTCAAGACACCCCGTGGAAAGACTAAAGATGACAATTTCTCCAAAGGGAAGAAGATCGATAACACATTATAAAGTTCTAAAGTATATCAACTCCCGCACCGGCAGAAAGTTCAGTTTTGTCGAAGTCGGTTTGGAAACCGGAAGAACTCATCAGATTCGGATTCATTTTCAAAGTCAGAGATGCCCCGTGGTCGGGGATCTTTTGTATTCCAGAGCCGGTTCTCAGTTCGAATCCTACGGTTTACAGTTATTGTCTTTTTTTCTGAAATTTAAGGATCCGTTTACGGGAGAATCGATCGAAGCGACCCTTCCACTTACGGAACGATTTCTTCGGTTTGAGAAGAATGCTCCGCTAATCTGATCCGAATTTTGGCAGGATCCTTGCGATCCGGCAAAACCGGAAACTGTTCCCGATACTCCGTAATCGCCTTTTTTTCCGCCTTGTAAAAAAGAATCGTTTCTAATTCTTCACCCGCATCCACAAATTCACCGTTAGGCGCCACTGCGAGGGAATGACCGTTGTGATGAACGCTTTTGTTGTAACCCGCGATTCCGATTCGATTTACGCCGAAAACATAAGCCTGGTTTTCGACGGCTCTGGTTTTTAAAATCAATTCCCAGTGATGAATCCTGGGAATCGGCCAATTTGCGTGAATGGTAAATATATCGGTTTCACCTGCGATTCTACGAAAGATTTCAGGAAAACGAATGTCATAACAGATAAACGGAGTGATTCTAAATCCGTTCAGATCGTAACTGATAATTTCCGAACCCGAACTGTAATGACGATCCTCTCCTCCGAAAGTAAACGGATGTAGTTTAGAATAACGTAATAGAATGTTTCCGTTCGGAGCGACGACGCTCACGGTGTTGAAAGGTTTTCCTTCCGGATTCTTCCGGATCCATCCCGCGCAGATATGGGCGTTTGTTTCCTTTGCGATTTCGCGTAAA comes from the Leptospira sp. WS92.C1 genome and includes:
- the fumC gene encoding class II fumarate hydratase, producing the protein MKTRIETDSMGEIAVDDSKYWGAQTERSLHHFHIGNDRFPREMIRALGVLKKSAAIVNTELGLLAEEKKNLIVQAADEVISGKLDDHFPLSVWQTGSGTQTNMNSNEVISNRAIEIAGGIKGSKKPIHPNDDVNKAQSSNDTFPTAMHIAAAEQLNLKLIPALTQLRDTLKKKTDEFQDIIKIGRTHLQDATPLTLGQEFSGYVQQLDYNIARVKAVLPAVYRLALGGTAVGTGLNTHPQFAVKAAAQIAKETGLPFVSAENKFEALAAHDSLVETSGVLKTIAASLMKIANDVRWLSSGPRCGIGEISIPENEPGSSIMPGKVNPTQSEQMTMVSAQVIANDVAVNIGGASGNFELNVFKPLIIHNVLNSIRLLADSCVSFEEHCARGIEPNQEKLNEHLNNSLMLVTALNPHIGYDNAAKIAKNAHKKGSTLKESGIELGFLTSEQFDQWVLPEKMISPSVD
- a CDS encoding carbon-nitrogen family hydrolase; this encodes MNPGELNVALIQCDLSWENQEANYDHVRRLIHSTLEKRNEEKPDLILLPETFATGFTMRSERIAESDEGPTETFLREIAKETNAHICAGWIRKNPEGKPFNTVSVVAPNGNILLRYSKLHPFTFGGEDRHYSSGSEIISYDLNGFRITPFICYDIRFPEIFRRIAGETDIFTIHANWPIPRIHHWELILKTRAVENQAYVFGVNRIGIAGYNKSVHHNGHSLAVAPNGEFVDAGEELETILFYKAEKKAITEYREQFPVLPDRKDPAKIRIRLAEHSSQTEEIVP
- a CDS encoding RluA family pseudouridine synthase, with amino-acid sequence MNLELKAEVLEEFSGNRLDRFLKLSLGDEVSRASIQKWIESGYVRNQEDKVQDKSSLKVKEGDQYSISVPPRPPLNLEPVQMSLPVILERENYLIIHKPAGIASHSGPGDRSPSLVNGLLYHFKDLSKAGGEARPGIVHRLDKPTEGLILIAKNDKAHGKLSELFRKREIEKKYYAWVQGHPPEESGTIDLPISRHPVERLKMTISPKGRRSITHYKVLKYINSRTGRKFSFVEVGLETGRTHQIRIHFQSQRCPVVGDLLYSRAGSQFESYGLQLLSFFLKFKDPFTGESIEATLPLTERFLRFEKNAPLI
- the jag gene encoding RNA-binding cell elongation regulator Jag/EloR — translated: MENYIFEAEAKSKSEAEEYTLKTLRLNSDEVRFETVDSGKGGFFGISQKKPAVVRTYVTSRDLPAEKIIHGVVLTVLKKMGIEAEVVGMGDVDGKIYVEIASKESGLVIGKRGATLDALQFVFNLMVDSKIRHGRKIVLDIESYRDKRELSLVRLGKSVAATVAKTGKSKLLEPMNPFERRIIHMALQENEKVFTRSEGNGTYKKVRIIPMKDKHKYKDVAEKGPNNDLLEEANFE
- the mnmE gene encoding tRNA uridine-5-carboxymethylaminomethyl(34) synthesis GTPase MnmE; the protein is MNDTIAAISTASGSGAIGIIRMSGPAALSISSSFLFSKNKFLTPTEIRPRVAIQCVFQVGARKVDQILFFYFKGPNSYTGEDLCEFHFHGNPILLREALDAIFRAGARPAKQGEFSRRAFLNEKLDLTEAEAIGRLISARSRFELELAQKNVFGEVSRFISNLRSQLISLKAECEAEIDFSTEDLTYESLEERKSRIETVKSLCQNVISKSDSAEKLIQQLRIVLYGEPNTGKSSLMNLLLGKDRSIISEIPGTTRDYISEEILLEGIPVRLVDTAGVRETTDQIEKLGIERSEKEFQSADIRLVLIDTSKKEEWKEFIDKNRERLEGSVLVANKIDIRDSSWDPNLFADLKESTVCEISCKTKEGISILLGAIKKKAGTMGQSEDYVLLEERQRYHFETIVRCLNNTLHLISDGAPAEIYIKEIDYALSEIGEVNGRVDTEEILGRIFSKFCVGK
- a CDS encoding OmpA family protein; protein product: MVKKILNLILLGAIAFSFTLCSSAEKKEESAPEPSSGQEQASAANRSVDANSPEAIADSLNEKLKEFRYPDGLTRPGFSYKKADVNAGDFSEWSKVNAPVIKDGLGKLPDNYALEITGHTDAVGPEQAEGDKKGNIFYSELRANAVKQALIKQGIPANRIATKGAGSSEPVSGLDAKDAKNRRVTFRFAASAPQQ
- a CDS encoding malic enzyme-like NAD(P)-binding protein, producing the protein MREKALQYHSLHPKGKIEVVPTKPTLDSDDLSLAYSPGVAYPCLEIKDNPDLVYEYTNRGNLVGIITNGTAILGLGDIGALAGKPVMEGKAVLFKKFAGIDVFDIEINTKDPDEFINAVKLLEPTFGGINLEDIKAPESFYIEEQLIEKMNIPVFHDDQHGTAIITVAGLLNAFELTGKNPNNVKVVICGAGAAGIAIAELIQNIGIKKEQIFLVDTKGVIHHNRTDLNESKKRYIQKTDSTTLKEVMKGADIFVGVSVQDMVDEDMVRSMAKDPIIFALANPDPEIPYQVAKAVRSDLIMGTGRSDNPNQVNNVLGFPFIFRGALDVRARHITLEMKLAAARALAELARLEVPDIVSKAYGGVKFQFGPEYLIPKPFDKRVLYHVAPAVAEAAVTSGSARIPYPGREKYLGFLEGIIRG